A stretch of Prunus dulcis chromosome 6, ALMONDv2, whole genome shotgun sequence DNA encodes these proteins:
- the LOC117631280 gene encoding transcription factor MYB114-like gives MDSSSGVRKGAWTKEEDDLLRLFIQKHGDGKWNQVSLHSGLKRCRKSCRLRWLNYLKPNIKRGHFAEDEIDLISRLHKLLGNRWSLIAGRLPGRTANDVKNFWNTRLGRKMASGVVEKVKEKSPETKKDIAVRPQPRRLSKTSHYLSGHKTVTSHHNQPEENFSKLPILPSSPIEDEVDWWETLLEDEDNVERTKCSCLVLEEDHFTNCCVKDLAQWTRTDFRYLEDCPCWIGSSDMDLWNLST, from the exons ATGGATAGTTCTTCGGGAGTGAGAAAAGGAGCATGGACTAAAGAGGAAGATGATCTTCTGAGGCTGTTCATTCAGAAACATGGAGACGGGAAATGGAACCAGGTTTCTCTACATTCAG GGTTAAAGAGATGCAGAAAAAGCTGTAGACTAAGGTGGTTGAACTACTTGAAGCCAAACATCAAGAGAGGACACTTTGCTGAGGATGAAATAGATCTAATATCAAGGCTTCATAAGCTTTTAGGAAACAG GTGGTCATTAATTGCTGGACGACTTCCAGGAAGAACAGCAAACGATGTGAAAAACTTTTGGAATACTCGACTGGGTAGAAAGATGGCTTCTGGTGTTGTTGAAAAGGTGAAAGAGAAATCTCCAGAGACCAAAAAGGACATCGCAGTCAGACCTCAACCACGGCGGCTCTCGAAAACTTCACACTATTTGAGTGGGCATAAAACTGTAACTTCACATCATAATCAACCAGAAGAGAATTTTAGCAAACTGCCAATACTACCCTCATCGCCTATAGAAGATGAAGTTGATTGGTGGGAAACCTTATTGGAGGACGAGGACAATGTGGAACGGACAAAATGTTCATGTCTTGTGCTAGAGGAAGACCACTTCACAAACTGTTGTGTTAAAGATTTGGCTCAGTGGACAAGAACAGATTTTAGATATTTGGAAGACTGTCCTTGTTGGATTGGCTCTTCTGATATGGACCTTTGGAATCTATCAACATAA